One stretch of Burkholderia oklahomensis C6786 DNA includes these proteins:
- a CDS encoding SDR family NAD(P)-dependent oxidoreductase, translated as MSNRVVLITGAARGLGAVVAKKFHAAGYRVALADVAIDAATALARELGADADTACALKLDVTIKADFETARDALVARWGHVDALVNNAGASKVVPSMEITAEQFDQVIEVNLRSVLFGCQIFGQYFATRGAGRIVNIASLAGQNGGSATGAHYAAAKGGAITLTKVFARDLAAHGVTVNAISPGPLDLPIVHESVAPDKLAQILSTLPGGKLGSAAFVADAAVLLASGDAYFANGACWDINGGLYMR; from the coding sequence ATGTCGAATCGAGTGGTTCTGATTACCGGCGCGGCGCGCGGCCTCGGCGCCGTCGTCGCGAAGAAGTTTCATGCGGCGGGCTACCGCGTCGCGCTCGCCGACGTCGCGATCGACGCGGCGACGGCGCTCGCGCGCGAGCTCGGCGCCGATGCGGACACCGCATGCGCGCTGAAGCTCGACGTGACCATCAAGGCGGATTTCGAGACCGCGCGCGATGCGCTGGTCGCGCGCTGGGGACATGTCGACGCGCTCGTCAACAACGCGGGCGCGTCGAAGGTCGTGCCGTCGATGGAAATCACCGCCGAGCAGTTCGATCAGGTGATCGAAGTGAATCTGCGCAGCGTGCTGTTCGGCTGCCAGATCTTCGGCCAATACTTCGCGACGCGCGGTGCGGGCCGGATCGTCAACATCGCATCGCTCGCGGGCCAGAACGGCGGCTCCGCGACGGGCGCGCACTACGCGGCCGCGAAGGGCGGCGCGATCACGCTGACGAAGGTGTTCGCGCGCGATCTCGCCGCGCACGGCGTGACGGTCAACGCGATCTCGCCGGGGCCGCTCGATCTGCCGATCGTTCATGAGAGCGTCGCGCCGGACAAGCTCGCGCAGATCCTGTCTACGCTGCCGGGCGGCAAGCTCGGCTCCGCGGCGTTCGTCGCGGACGCGGCCGTGCTGCTCGCGTCGGGCGATGCGTACTTCGCGAACGGCGCGTGCTGGGATATCAACGGTGGGCTGTATATGCGCTGA
- a CDS encoding amidase encodes MTGFIETFSLGGPGPTIAIKDTIDIAGHRTTGASRALADAPPAERHAEVVERVLDAGWRIAGKANMHELAFGMTGINDYTGTPVNPQDPARIPGGSSSGSASLVGLGRVDAALGTDTGGSIRGPAACCGVIGLKPTFGRVSRRGVAPVDTTLDCVGPFARDVATLVAVMAALAPGFDASVASPQLAACRVAIVETDSDAAIRAAVERAAGQADCAATPLRLDDLAAAFDAGLAVINAETSRAFGRFVGSGKLGADIDARLRVAATTTADQLDTAERVRARFTAQVDRALGTADVLVLPTLPALPITLDEARGGASVIAMSSLIRPFNLSGHPALSLPLPLAGSPLKAGLQIVGRKGADEQVCAVAARFEAALAAR; translated from the coding sequence ATGACCGGATTCATCGAAACGTTTTCCCTGGGCGGCCCCGGACCGACGATCGCGATCAAGGACACGATCGACATCGCGGGCCACCGCACGACGGGCGCGAGCCGCGCGCTCGCCGACGCGCCGCCCGCCGAGCGCCACGCGGAAGTCGTCGAGCGCGTGCTCGACGCGGGTTGGCGGATCGCCGGCAAGGCGAACATGCACGAGCTCGCATTCGGCATGACGGGCATCAACGACTACACGGGCACGCCCGTCAACCCACAGGACCCGGCGCGGATACCGGGCGGCTCGTCGAGCGGCTCGGCGTCGCTGGTCGGTCTCGGGCGCGTCGACGCCGCGCTCGGCACCGACACCGGCGGCTCGATCCGCGGCCCCGCCGCGTGCTGCGGCGTGATCGGCCTCAAGCCGACCTTCGGCCGCGTGTCGCGACGCGGCGTCGCGCCCGTCGACACGACGCTCGACTGCGTCGGTCCGTTCGCACGCGACGTCGCGACGCTCGTCGCGGTGATGGCCGCGCTCGCGCCGGGCTTCGACGCGTCCGTCGCATCGCCGCAGCTCGCCGCGTGTCGCGTCGCGATCGTCGAAACCGATTCGGACGCGGCGATTCGCGCGGCCGTCGAGCGCGCGGCCGGGCAAGCCGATTGCGCGGCCACGCCGTTGCGCCTCGACGATCTCGCGGCGGCGTTCGATGCGGGCCTCGCCGTGATCAACGCGGAAACGTCGCGCGCGTTCGGCCGCTTCGTCGGCAGCGGCAAGCTCGGCGCGGATATCGACGCGCGGCTGCGCGTCGCCGCGACGACGACGGCCGACCAGCTCGACACCGCGGAACGCGTGCGCGCGCGCTTCACCGCTCAGGTCGACCGCGCGCTCGGCACCGCCGACGTGCTCGTGCTGCCGACGCTGCCCGCGCTGCCGATCACGCTCGACGAAGCGCGCGGCGGCGCATCGGTGATTGCGATGTCGTCGCTGATCCGGCCGTTCAACCTGAGCGGTCATCCGGCGCTCAGCCTGCCGCTGCCGCTCGCCGGCTCGCCGCTGAAGGCGGGTTTGCAGATCGTCGGACGCAAAGGCGCCGACGAGCAGGTCTGCGCAGTCGCCGCGCGTTTCGAGGCGGCGCTCGCCGCGCGCTGA